The window aaaaataggtggatattacatgtggcacAAATTTTAACTCCGTTAAATTTTCCtgttagtttaaataaatttgacactttttgacaagttagtatatataaatagaattttgatacttaataagtaaatttgacaccttcttacaacttggtgtgtaaaattgacattcttcccaattCCTAATGTGAACcatcataattaattagtatgAAATTGACTTAAATATCATGCTCATAACAAGTAGTACGGGACAAGTTATTCAAATATCAATCTACTAAAGGCTTACGTCACAAAGTAAATTTCTCTTCAAATTTATGAGTctaaatttacataattaagtaatcataatttattttccaaaattGGTTATTAATATGAGAATCAATGACAATAAAATTACCAATATACTCTTCTCAATAAGCACGTTTACATCAACCCTATTCGCAACCTTACATCGTGACAATGAAATTACTAATATACTTTTCTCAATACAATGTTATAAAAACTCTATTCGTAACATTACATTGTGACAATGACATTACCAATATACCATTCTCAATACAATTTTATAGAAACACTATTCGCAAAATTAGATAGTGACaataaaattactaatataCCCTTCTCAATATAAGGTTATAGAAACTATTCACAAAATTACATCGCGACAATGAAATTACCAATATACCCTTCTCAATACAAGGTCATAAAAACCCTATTCGCAACATTACGCCGTAACAATGAAATTACCAATATACCCTTGTCTCCGAAACAAGGCTATATAAACCCTATTCTCAACATTATTTGTGACGGCGATTTCGAGATAAGAGAAAGAAACCTAAGAAAGATTGTGTCAATTGAATAGATCAGCCTCAAAAATGTCTGAAGATGCGAAGAAGCCTCAACAGTCTCTACATATCAATCTTAAGGTCAAGAACCAGGTATACATGCATGTATTAAGATTGTTCTAGTTGTCTGAAAATTCAATTACCTATCTAGCCTGTGTTTTGTTTGATTCCTGATAAAATCTGTGTTCTGTATTTGGTTTCTCAACTGCTATCTGGTTCATGCTCAATTAAGGAATATGACATGATCTGTCATTTACTTATTATATGCTCTGCTTTTGGAAATCATTTATTGATGCAATTTGTGATCTATTTACTAGATCTAGATGTAGAAACATGTTAAAGGAAATTCCTTAATCATTTGACTGGAAATGTATTAGAGGAGTAGTGTTCTGTTTTCCTTTTTAGAAATTGGTTATTAGAACAAGAATGGAGCTTAACAAAAGATGTTGAAATTTTGATTGCATTGTAGAATGGGAATGAAATCTTCTTCAGGATTAAACGTACAACCAAGCTCAAGAAATTGATGGATGTCTACTGTAGTCGTGAAGCTGTGAGTTTTAATTCCGTTGCATTCTTGTTTGATGGCCGTCGCCTTCGAAGAGATCAAACTCCAGGGGAggtaaaaattacataatatgaTATGATAGAATTAGAATTTGAATGTAACATTGGATTTTGGTGTTGTTGGCCTGATTGATGATTCTTGAACAATATAACAGCTTGAGATGGAAGATGGTGCTGAGATTGATGCAATGCTTCATCAATCTGGAGGTGGTTGCTGAAATTGAATCATACAAGATGGGAGGTAGAAGGTTGCTTTAAATAGTAAATGTGGAAATGGGATTTAAAAGTGATTGTTTCCTTCCTTTTAGATATTTACTTTccttttcttgttatttttataaattacaaaCTTAAATGTGCATGAGATTCATTTCTCATAACTTCTTTTCTTAATATTTGTGGATTTCTTGTGACTTATTGCCTAGTTCtattatgcttaattttgaattttttgcttggtttttaatttattttgccTTCTTCTATGTTCCAACATTTGCATTACATAAACAAATGCACCTATGTGTGGAAGATTTGGCAATAGATGGAGATAAGGGTAAGAAAAAATGGGTTTACCTTATCTCAAATTGACTAGTTTAGATAGTtcgatttatttttattcttctttttttggGTTTTCCTTTTTACATGATATTTGTTTTTACAATATTTCTTTAACTAAAGGATTTATTTGTGAATAGGTTTGAATTGTTTAGTTCAAGGAATTATTGATAGAAGGAAATAAGATTATCATAACAAAAATCTGATATGTTTGTTATggtaataaaatagaaaaatattaagacaatatttatgagattttaaaaaagttttgaaCAAGATATTAGTGTTGATGGTTAATCTAAGCTTATTTAAATGTGCaatcggacactttaaaaaaccaaagtttttttctttagaTCATCGCTTTCAGTCTAGTTCTATATATGTTAAGTTAATGAGACCAAATGTTATTTAAACTCGTGTATGTATTGATcttattaatactatttttcTTCAGTCTCAACATAGTCAAATTTTATCGTGGTGAATCACCAAATccgtgttttttttttttgttgttgttgtttatgTCATCTGTCACAATTCGCTGTAAATCAACATGTACTCACCTCATTCAAAACTTAAAATGTCTCTCAATCAACAAACGATTTGCTGTAAATCAACATGTACTCACCTCATTCAAAACTTAACATGTCTCTCAATCAACAAACTCTCCAAGTCCAAGAAACCTTTAAAGTAAATTTAGTCTCAGAATTCAGTAAAAAATTTAACCGAAATTTAtcatcaaacaataaaaaaaatgaaatatcagCCTAGTAAATCCAACAATAATGCAATTGCTTCAGgttaatttgaaatatgaacTCCATTCgagtttcatattttattattactcaacaagaaaaaagaagaagaagaagaagaggaaggtaTTAATAGAGAGCTTACTTTTAAGACAATGGAGTGCAGCCCATCAGAAGATCTCAAGAATTTCACAAATGAAGCCATTACAGAGAGGGCAATTACCTCTCTGAACCCAAAGCTCTCGAGAACACATTCTGCAGAATGAATGCCCACATGGAACAAATGCTGCACCGTTATGCCTCACCATACATACGCAGCAGGTGTTGAATTCCTCgctctttctctcttcttcctcaCCGTCTTCATCTTCGTCCTCgtcctcatcatcatcatccaaatAGCTCGAACCATCCATCAACAATGACATCAGTGAAGTACTTTGCTGCGAATCTCCTCCCTCCCCTTCTTCATCATTCTCACCATGACTCCCCttatcttcatcatcatctaacTCATCATCTAACTGGAATCGAACACGTGGTCTGGGTATAGTCTCCATTGTCTGCCCTTCCACTGGTGGATGTGTTAACTCGCTCATCCCATGATTGTACCTTTTACAATAAATAGAACAATTGTATTCTGAATCAATTCAATTATAACATATTCAAATCAATTATGTAAGTACCTGGAGGTGGCGAGTGAGGGTTGGCGGCTGGAATTACGTCGCATCATTGATGCTCCACCGCTGGGATTCGACATCAGATCGGAGTTGGAAGTGTAATTGCCGGGGAAACGACCTGATCCGCGCCTGGAAACAAGTCTGTTGGAGGTTGGAATGTTGACATCGGAGGTAGGTGTCGGCACGCTGGAGATCCAGGCGGCTCCTGCACGGCGAAGACGGAGTTTGTCTCTGAAGACCTTCCAGCTCTTTTTACCTTCACTGGTATTAGGATCGTCTCGGATCGAGTCTAGAAGAGTGCGATTCAACATAGTTTCTGTGGTGGTGGATCGATCTTATGTTATAATTAACCTTGCCAATGAATTCGGATGATCATCGCCTCTCTAATTCCGTAAAACTATTGAAAATTAGGAAGATCAATTACAAGTTTCAGGCATCTAACAAACAAGAAAGGCACATTATCATAAACAGATAAATGTACGATTCTCTCATGTCTCAATCCAATGCAGATGCAATCAAAAATCTCTAGAAGGAATCGGGATGACAATACACAATGAACAGAGAAAGTTTTGAGGAAAAATATACAGAGAAGAGGATTGATACCTTATAGAAATCATCACCAACGTTGATCAAACCGGAAGATCAGATCTGCATTATTATCGCATGATTCAATGGAGATAACAATCATCACAAAAAGGAGATAACAAAAGATGCAAAAACCTAGAGAAAATGGAAGTACGAAAACAGAGACAAAACGACCTTTCAAAGTTTTCTGCTACCTAGAACGGGAATAcaattctttctctctcctcaacGTTAGTTAGTAGTTAGTTAGAGCGCGCGAGTCTCAAGTAACGGTTTGCCATTTGGCTTCCCTAGAAAGGCTTATgatatataactatatttataaatgactCTTTTACTATAACCACTTTTTGTAATGagaacattaataaaaaaaaaatgatttcgagaaaactttttaaataattttatacatgagaggaattttaaataaaaaaataattttgaaaataattttgtaaggaagaataatttttttttaactgatcaatttaataataaaaaataatttaagtataaatataaaaacataacatgaaaaagtataaattt is drawn from Impatiens glandulifera chromosome 3, dImpGla2.1, whole genome shotgun sequence and contains these coding sequences:
- the LOC124929777 gene encoding small ubiquitin-related modifier 2-like; the protein is MSEDAKKPQQSLHINLKVKNQNGNEIFFRIKRTTKLKKLMDVYCSREAVSFNSVAFLFDGRRLRRDQTPGELEMEDGAEIDAMLHQSGGGC
- the LOC124929779 gene encoding importin beta-like SAD2; amino-acid sequence: MLNRTLLDSIRDDPNTSEGKKSWKVFRDKLRLRRAGAAWISSVPTPTSDVNIPTSNRLVSRRGSGRFPGNYTSNSDLMSNPSGGASMMRRNSSRQPSLATSRYNHGMSELTHPPVEGQTMETIPRPRVRFQLDDELDDDEDKGSHGENDEEGEGGDSQQSTSLMSLLMDGSSYLDDDDEDEDEDEDGEEEERKSEEFNTCCVCMVRHNGAAFVPCGHSFCRMCSRELWVQRGNCPLCNGFICEILEIF